The DNA region TGAGGGGAACTGGATCAATGTTAGAGGATACAGAGGCAGCCAACTGGAACATAATGACCCCAAATAAGAACAAACGTTTCTTCgtctttaaaggaccagtgtgtaacatgtcaggggatctattagcagaaataaatataatattcataactatattttttattagtgtaaaatcacctgaatCTAAGAATCGCTATAGAATGAGCGATatattcatatctacatagggagcgggtcctcttcacccatgttgctctgccatgtttctacagtagcccagaatggacaaaccaaacactggctctagagagagcctttcgtggTTTCaggttacctgaaggccaccgtagttctccgacacgcttggaaaGGAAGGTTTGAGGGGGAGGGGCACTCGGTTGCaatctcaccactagatgctgctaaatcctacacactggtcctttcaATATTAAAGCTACCAAAATTGATGTTGCACTATTTCGCGACCAAATTTTACTAACAAGTACAGTAGTAGATATCCTTTTATCTGAGAATATGGATATAAAACCAAAGTATTTTTTGGGGCAAATACCCCCCAATCTTCTccaaatatagaatataaaatcCTCTCTGCACTGCAGTCTTTttacgtttttacattacctgaaggctaCCGTACATAGTTCAACGACACTGCGGTAACTTGAGCTGCAGAgttcaaaaccgtggtaccgccaactgccgtctgacttccgttgcttctaaagtattgttattatggtaaggatggcctctgagtgaggcgaacggcattaccacggttttgcactcggcggctcacgttaccgcagtcttagaaggggaggagggagcGGAGGGGTTGCaaactgcaaccacaccactagatgccaacGAATCCTACacggcaacagcttgggtccatgtttacttcctgtcagctgatgttatttacatccactgcaacaggaaattaacTGGGACAgatttagaatgtttatatttaaaaccgtgtgatggtctaaatattgtatatttgtgacatcacaaatggacagaaatccgaacggcttgtttcaaacgcacaatttctgaatagggctgtgtgtatttctccgtatattgagcgttttgatagtttaccagtatttataaagcacttaaacctgctttattatatatgagacatgaaaatctcactttttacaatatgggacctttaacacttCAGTTTTTTATACAAGATATAAAGTGTTAATTTGTGAAATTTAGAGTTGCTGGTCAGCGGACTTTGTGACCtgtagacagagccaggctagctgtttccccctgcttccagtctttatgctaagctaagctaacaagctGCTTGTTCTAACTATAGGTCACTTACAAAATGTCAAATCCCTCAATTTTATTAAACCCTGACATCGTAAAAATACAATGTAAGCTCTGACATTATTAAAAGATAATTCACTACTGCATACAGGCAACCTTTCTGGCTGCCATTTGTCCTCCCTAGAAAGAGATGTGTCCGTTCCTGTCTGTGTTCATCACTTCACAGCTCGGCTGTAACACGACTGTCTGACTCTGATGTTTGTGTTGCCTTTTTTCCCATTTGCCCTGGTTGTTCTTGGCTCTGTATACTAAAAGGCTGTTATACATATACAGAAAGAGAGGTGGCACAGCTCAGTTGCAGGTCTCTATTGTTTTATGTCAAAAGGGCCCACCCATGTTTAACAATCACTCGACTGCTCCTacaccttccttccttccttccttccttccttgttGACCCCAGACCAGCCGAACTGTCGGGTTACCATGGGGACGGGAGTTTCTGTGCCATAAGGCGTCACATTAACACACTGTGACTTACCTGCACCCTTGAAAGACGCCGTGTGATGGGAGAGAAATTCTTGGAGATAGAGGTTCAGGTTACAGGATTTTAAGTCAACGTCCCATGAGCGAATACCTGGAGACATAAAGACACATAGTCACAGCAAGGAGCAACAATTAGTTTTACTCTGCCAAAAACATATCACACAAGTGTCCAAatattcacaaaacaaaacagaaaagtgcAAGTTATAATGTACAAATTTGGTTATTGTAAGTATTACTAATTTTACAGATAGTACATTTTTGAAGTACACCAATAAATACTTTGCctgtccatttatttatttatttatttattttttgtattttctcatttaatgttttgttttgaattatttcattttatttccaacgcatatctttaaaaccaatagaatttgatcacaaaaaaaacatctttgattacactaaaaaaaactcatttaggacatttgaaatcattcaattatttttctaatttctgATAGGATCATTCACACAAATCATGTGTTAACGCCTAAATGGACCGGAGTATTTACTGGACTTTAAGTGTACTAGAGACTAGTAATACTATAGCCTTTAGTCAACATTATGGCAAAATTCAAATATatggttgttttcttttcaatGTGTGGAAGCTAAAACTGTTTGTTTACGGAAAATGGAAAGGAGAGAGTTGGGTGAATATATTTTAGTACAAATGTACcactaaataaacaataataagaaACATATCACCTTTCTGACAGTGTCAACAAAGACTGAAAACTCATAGGCTTTCATGGCAGAGCAGTTGCATTATAAGTGTCAAGGTGtaataaagtggccagtgaGGACAGATGAGAAAGAAGAAACTCTACTCTTTAGATaaataaaccatttaaaaacacattggaAAACTTGAAAAATGACGCACAGCTGAAAACAGCTCATACTTAGGAGATAGGCCTATGTGGTTTTCCCCGGACAGTGATGACATGTTCATAGGCCTTATAATTTATCTGTATATCTGTCACTCTGCATCTGTCCTCGTGTTTCCGTTCATGTTCCCTTATCTATCTACAGCCTTTATGCAGTGTTTTACATAATTTGTCTGCAccttatatgtatatattatatatgtatatattatattatgttgtcAACATAATATTGTTACAATAATAGTtacatacatattatatatgtattatattatatgtatatatttgtatgcaCCTGGTGATGCATCTTCCAGCTGTACTCACACAGTAAAACAGACTGTATGCCTGCATGTCTACAGCCATGCAGTCTCTGCTGTATGTGCAACACACAAAGGTTAATGGCACATCATTTACAAGTGGCTACTGAATATCTGCCCTGCAACATTTCCTCCAAAAGGTTCTCCTTACATAACGACACACTGAGGCTAAAGACAAACCACAGCTCCAGACTGCTTTTAATTCTAATGCACCCTGAGGGATGATGAGGTGATGAGTGATTCTATAATTAGGGGTACATGTCATGTCCATGGGCTGTATTTATcaattttattaaatattcacTTCAAGCAATGGTCAATTTTATATCAGGGcacatttctctttcatttaatacaaaaaagtaTACAGGTCCCAtcatttattttgcaaaaaaaatgcatattctATGCTGGAATTTGCTGTTTTCGTGTTGTTGATTTGCTAAAGGTTAGGTTTTGCTCTTcagattaacattaaaatacatgtttttgtaaataattttcataattatttgttcaaaataatcattaaaatatgagaaatgtgttttaaaagctATTTGGCTCATTCATGTACATTAAATCATCCACTTTGTGTATGTCCGGTGTGCATCAATGCTGACCAGTAATTCTATGGCCATTAGtcaaaatgatgtcaaaattcAAATATATGGTTCTTTCTTTTCAATGTGTGGAAGCTAAAACTGTTTATTTAAGGAAAATGGAAAGGGGAATATATCTTAGTACAAATGTACCactaaataaacaataacagtGCTGACAGTGTCAACAAAGACTGAAAACTCATAGGCTTTCATGGCAGAGCAGTTGCATTATAAGTGTCAAGGTGtaataaagtggccagtgaGGACAGATGAGAAAGAAGAAACTCTACTCTTTAGATaaataaaccatttaaaaacacattggaAAACTTGAAAAATGACGCACAGCTGAAAACAGCTCATACTTAGGAGATAGGCCTGTGTTGTTCTCACCGGACAGAGATGACATGTTGATAGGCCTTATAATTTATCTGTATATCTGTCACTCTGCATCTGTCCTCGTCATGTTCCCTTATCTATCTACAGCCTTTATGCAGTGTTTTTACATAATTTGTCTGATTTGATGCACCTTATATCTGCACTCACACAGTTAAAACAGACTGTATATGCCTGCATGTCTACAGCCATGCAGTCTCTgctgtatgtgcacacacaaagaTTAATTGCACATCATTTACAAGTGGCTATACATTTCCTCCAAAAAGCTTCTCCTTACATAACAACACACTGAGGCTAAAGACAAACCACAGCACCAGACTGCTTTTAATTCTAATGCGCCCTGAGGGATGCTGAGGTGATGCTGATGGTGGAGCATTGCCAGATGACGCATCCTCCTTTAGaataaaatgacacaaacacTGCAATGAGGTCAGTGAGGAGCTGTATCCGAGCTGATGAACTTGCAGGCGtctgaatttttgttttttatccgAATGTACAGTAGAGAGAAAAAGCAATCAGCTGCTGTAATAAAGAGGCGTTGGCTTTAAACGTACCTCGCTCAATGTCCCCGCTGATGGGTCCAGTGTGTCTGAGCTGAGCGGTCCGTCCTATGATGATGAGCAGGGAGTATTTGTGGAGGCACAAGTCAAAAGGCTTTGCggtcgcagcagcagcagcagcagctctcctcgGCTCCTCCTGGACCTCCCTCCTCTCAGCCACCCGGCTGGACGCCATGTTGGAAACTTGCACTTGGGTGTGATgtcattgaaagaaaaaaaaaaagcttgacaaCAGCGCCTTTTattatacagagagagagatgacagacAGCTGGTGTGTGCTGGAACGCGGCCGTGCATTAGTGGATGTGTAGGAAGAGAGGATGCATTATTGATGACACCTCCGTGGCAAAAAGgaatcaatatttattttttctttattgtccCTTAAGTGTTTTTAGTGCGGTGATTTTTAATCCAAAGCAATTTTCCCACAAGTGATTGTgggaaaatgacaaacatccaGCTTCTAATAGGCTCTaagtatgcatatatatatatataactatatatatattatatatatattatatattatatataatataatatatatctatattatatatttatatatattatatttattatgcatgtatatataatatttatatattatataatataatataatataatatatatataatatagtgcaacagacacacagacacttgaatataatttagttaatttattGAGCTCCTTATCTTACAAATGTGTTTATAAACCGATGCAAGGATATACTAtctaacaacaaacaaaaacacaaacaaaattacAAGGGGAGAAAAGGACTTATGACAAAAACTTCATTTAAAGTCTTTCACAAGATGCCACAAATATGACACAAATAACTAAAAGATACAGATGCACACAGACCTCCAAATCTATTCAAAACCAATATTCTAACATCTTCCAGTCCACgtttaataaaagaaaagcgTCCtttattaatcacatattacatttatttttctccttcACACTATTTTTTCCTTCACAAACATTTGAGAACATAAAAGTTACAGGAAGTGCCTCGAGGACAGCTGCACAGCGTGCCGATGCGCGCGCCTTTACGCACTGCGCACGGCTCTCCAGCGTCACACTGGAacgacaaaaacaacataacattcATAAAACTGCGGATATAAGTTGTACACTCATTTACTTGATCAAAGAACAGTATTTCGAAAGTACTAGTCAGGAAAAGTCAGAAATGTACGTGTATGCTTTGATTTCCAagttaaaactaattttataAACAGAAATCACATCTCCAAAATTCttctattttataataataataataatacatttatttatatagaacttctcaaaacagatgttacaaagtgcttcacaagacaatcaAAGCAGatgaataaagtaaaagatatggtaactgctaaaacagaacatcacagaacatatcaataataatagaagtggtaaaattgtaggacaagttgataaaacaaatatacagtatatatatatacatagatgtgtataaatgtacacatgcgtccagaaacggatgtacatatacatatatttatacccagtcttctacttataggaatgctatcctaaaaaaatgtgttttcaaaagttttttaaaagtggatacaGAGTTAGATGATCATATCTCTATAGGAAGTGCATTCACGAGTTTGATCGCCTCTTGTCACAAAATTGGACCTGGGAACAGCAAGAAGTAGCTGATCAGATGATCTCAGACCACGTACAGGTGTATAGGGTGTTAAGAGATCCATTATGTATTCTGGGGTCAGACCAAATTGTACTTTAAAAGTgagtaatacaattttaaagcaTATTTCTAGATGTAATAAATTCAGagaatatcccaaaaatattataGTATCCCCTGTCCCGGAAATACAAGTTGTTTTATCATTTCTAATCCATACCGAAGGCAGCCAGCCGAGCTTTTTCTCCAAGGGCATCTCTTTGCTCCTCAGCTTCACCAAAACTTCTTGCAAAGCGTCAATCTACAGagaacaaaatgcaaaaaaaagttaaatattatatatatatatatatatatatataatatatatatatatctttggtCATTTTGTAAGAGagaacaatttaaatataataataatatataataataatatatatatatatatatataatattattatatatatatatataatataatatttatatatatatatatatatattatatataatgtatttataataatcttcattcaatatataatattcatcCATCCTGCTGACACATTTCACACCCATATACCCCTAATAAAAATCTCTCACCAGGTCTTTCTCCTGTTGGGATTTCATGGAGAAATCCAGCGAGCGCGTCTCCAGTGAGGACTCCTCTGCACGAGCGAACCACAGGTAGGCGCAGCAGCAGGTGACCACGAGGAGGAGAGCTCGAGCGCTGACCATGGTGCTGAAGACACAAACAGGAGCAGTCCTTCTCTTTAGCAGGTGGAGGAAAGTCTGTGGATGTTCCTTAGACGTTTGGAGGATCTCCTGTACAGGGACCTGCTCTTTATAGGCGCCTTATGGCTGCTGTTGACATCAGCCACCTTCTGAAATATTCATGGAACATTTTGACCCTGGTGACACTGCTCAGCACCTTCTGTGTCTTTGGAGGAAGGGACCTGACAGGATATAAAATCAAGGGCAGTCAAAGGTGGATTTACATttcataaaacatatttgataaTGTAATCTAGTTTGCTGAGTGGGAATGAAACATTTATCACAAGCCAATCCAATCTAATTTTCAGTTTCAAATATTTATCCATGGGCCTATTAAACATACATCTGACTCATTCATGAGTCATTTTGATGTGTCAGAATGAGGCTGATAACTCACCACATATACAACATAAAAGCATCACTGAACAaaactgaatctgaatctgGAACTGTCAAATCCTCTCTGTTTACTGATCTCACATGCGATTACCAATTTTCATTGAATGCAAGGACCATGCAAAGTAGTTGCATATCATTTTTTAAAGGGAGACTACCTGTTTCTGCCTCTGCACCGCTCTATGGCGTATAATCTGATAGTAATCTGTTCTAAGATTTTTATAAGATTTGAGTGAGAAAGAGCACAATATAATACCATACTCTTAACTACCTCTTGTGGAGAGGGTATCTTTTGTAAACACACCCATGTTTTGCTGCTAATCTATTCTGCCTTTCTCCTCCTGTCACCTCTGTTCAATAAAGCTGAACTCAGCCCTCAGGTTAACCCACATTGACACCAATCTGTAATCAGGATCCAATTTCCTTTTGTAGGAAGAACCTTAGCTGCTCcctaatgcatgtgtgtgctggCTGGCTGACAAGCTTATGTTTACACACGAGCCCCCATGTCACTGACAATTATACATTACCCCTGAGAGGCCATTCCTCGATCTAAATCTCCTCCACTGTCTTCTGAATAAGACAAGGCTAAGGAAGAAATGAGGGCATTGGTCAATATATAAATCCTATGATTCATTCAGATAGAATAAATGCaatggaaaatatatatttcaaggTTTAGGGTGTTTGACacaatatttatgtatatttcaacatttattcATGACAGATGCATTTGGATCTCATTATAGGAATATGCCACAGCCCAGTGACCAATCACACACTTGCTCACTCAGTGACATTAGGTGTAACAAAAACATAACTAAAGAATAAGATGTTGACAGACTAAGGGAGAAAAGGAGAAATCATTTAAACCATGtgtataaaaatgtgtaaaatgatgCATACGGCATGTAGAACTGTCCTACTTTAAGGTGCagccattaaaaataatatttttaaatgtgatatGGGTTCAATGAAGTGTCAGAATAAGCATTTAAAGCAAattagaagatttttttttgtaatggtaACATTAGGTTTCAAGTGGttaatgatttaaaatgatCAGTAATTGTCATGACCAGTCAACTTGCATGAATaaagatgacaaaaatatacttttaaattatgtaacgtatgtatgtatatgtatatataagcaTGTAATACGATTGtctattttgtttgatttgcaTAATACCTTAAAATTGCCATATTAATTTATGTTCTTGTGGACCACAGAAAGATTAGCTGTTGTGCTGGTGACAGCTAGTGAGAatccaaataaataaacaataaacaaacatatgAATCCCAACATGATTCttttcctcaaaaaaaaaaaagaaaaggtctgGAGTGCTTGGAAGTTTAAACAAGTGTAATGAAGGTGCTCTTTGGTAGGGAACACAAAAAACTCTTCtagcaaaaagttaaaaagccGATAGACAAGATAGACAATAGACAATGATGGCACATTGTGAGATGGATTACAACCCACGCATACGCATGACAATGCCAGCATTGTCTATGTTTTTAgtatttcacactgaaatagccATCTGATTAAAGGCTTTTTAACTGTTTGCTAGAAGAGTGCCTTGGACCTTCCTTCTTTTGTGATCCTTTTCCTCCTCAAAGagtctattttttattattccatTGCTTGCCACATCAGCTAATAGAAGAATTAGTCCCATTGATCAATATTAGGCCATGGTGAGGTGCTATGGTCAACCATCCTCCAGAATATCTATCATAGAGAAGagaacattttaatattatttatttgaatgattgaatgaataaattaatgaataaattaatgtcttaaaaaaatgaataaaaacagatacaaaataataacaaacaaaacaagacaacacttttatttacatcccaaattaaatatatgaacagcatcccaagtttatttacaacccacatatccatccggagttaaagagtagatataaaccaacccttaacacaacccctatcacaactcttcctcatccatatacctcccaaaaatatatttttttgtatagctttttaaattgatttatatttgtgctccacttcaacccatcacctaacccattccacaatttatttatttatttattattatttatttttacttccaTGTAATTGTCTCTATTTGTCATATTATATCCTTGTCTTCCTGTATTTTGTAGTCAGTTCAGGAATATTTTTTCGGTTGTTGTTGTAGTTACTCACCCATGCCGCAGGGGGGCAGCTAATGATGAGACAACCGGAAGTGCCGTAAAaccccaaagaagaagaagaagaagaagagataacCGGAAGTGTACAAGCAGCTAGCTAGCACTGTAGCTGAATTAGCTCTCAATCTGATTATTCCAACGTTTCATTCTCCTCGTTGGGTTTCCAGCAAAAGCAACAATGTCCGAAAGAAAAGTGTTAAATGTAAGTATATGAACAGTGTTGCCTCTGTTAGTAACGTTTAAAATCAGTTTAAAACATGTAACCAAacaggctaacgttagctttgaAGCTAAGCGTGGTGTTATCAGCGATGGTAACTAAGGTTACAGTATTTCATAGTGAACGGGGGGTTGCTAGGTTTGTTTCAACTGTTCATTTACGACATCTgaactactgtatgtgttaCAACTACATTTACTTTCTGTAGAAATCAAACTCCATTGTTgtcactactgctactactactgctattaccactactactactactactattaccactactactactactactactactgctattactactactactactactaccactactactactactgctattactactactactactactactactactactactactaccaccactactactactgctattaccactactactactactactactaccaccactactactactactgctattaccactaatactactactaccaccactaccactactactactactactactactactactactactactactactactaccaccactactactactactgctattaccactactactactactaccaccactactactactactactactactactactactactactactaccaccactactactactactgctattactactactactgctattactactactactactactactactaccaccactactactactactaccactactaccactactactactactactactactactactactgctattaccactactactactactactactactactactactaccaccactactactactactgctattaccactactactactactaccaccactactactactactactaccactactactactaccaccactaccactactactactactactactactgctactactactactactactactactactactactactagactACTACTgctatcactactactactactactactgctactaccactactactactaccactactactactactgctattactactactgctactgctactaatactaccactaccactaccactaccaccactactaccaccactactactactactattactactaacaGCTACTACATTTTCAGTTACTCACTCTGCTTTTTTTCTTCCACAGAAATACTACCCCCCGGATTTTGATCCATCCAAAATCCCCAAACTTAAACTCCCAAAAGATCGTCAGTATGTCGTCAGATTGATGGCTCCATTCAATATGAGGTATGTCTGTTTGATCCATGGCTCCACAATAGTTTTATTGCCACACAGGACACAGCTGGTGTGGCAGAGGATGGAGTTTCATTACAGGGTTAAATGATCTGTTTTCAATACACAAACATCAGCATAGTACAGTTAAGTTGTCACATATTTACACCCAGGATCTCAGGACAAAAGTGACAGCAACCTCTACATGCTTAGTATTGTGCTTATTTGAATTGAATAGTGGTTTAGTGAAGAAGAGAAGGGATGCAGGGTTAAAGAGACTGTTATCCTGGCAGGAGTCTTGGATGgcttgtttcatttgaagggaAAAAACGGTTTCTTAGAGTCTGGTTGTATTTGCAAGGAACCTGGTTACCTCTTAGCGACAAGCACTTTCAGGCTTCTGTAAATGGGTCCTGtgactgtgatgtcatcagcgtTGCCTCTCTGGTTGTTTGCAGGTGTAAAACATGTGGCGAATACATCTACAAGGGAAAGAAGTTCAATGCACGCAAAGAGACTGTAATGAATGAGCTGTACATGGGTCTACCCATCTTCCGTTTCT from Sebastes umbrosus isolate fSebUmb1 chromosome 16, fSebUmb1.pri, whole genome shotgun sequence includes:
- the LOC119474920 gene encoding cocaine- and amphetamine-regulated transcript protein-like, with product MVSARALLLVVTCCCAYLWFARAEESSLETRSLDFSMKSQQEKDLIDALQEVLVKLRSKEMPLEKKLGWLPSCDAGEPCAVRKGARIGTLCSCPRGTSCNFYVLKCL